The Brevibacillus brevis genome contains a region encoding:
- a CDS encoding DUF6154 family protein, with translation MRFIDEVYKLYKGHFNGDEEDITAIVVGILAEQSRDDLLDLVKEMDEEELFHMLATYMIEVMKRKVAMDDEQSPTTMMH, from the coding sequence ATGCGCTTCATTGATGAGGTATACAAGCTGTACAAAGGACATTTTAATGGCGATGAGGAGGACATTACAGCGATTGTCGTCGGCATTCTCGCGGAACAGTCTCGGGATGATTTGCTGGACTTGGTCAAGGAAATGGACGAGGAAGAGCTGTTTCACATGCTCGCGACATATATGATTGAAGTCATGAAACGAAAGGTTGCAATGGATGATGAACAATCCCCCACAACCATGATGCATTAA